A single genomic interval of Penaeus vannamei isolate JL-2024 chromosome 21, ASM4276789v1, whole genome shotgun sequence harbors:
- the LOC113827705 gene encoding polycystin family receptor for egg jelly isoform X2 — translation MDGIPVRVLEPPNATLVCPPVVAVGLEEDCEFVTSSIGQNFTLTTEFTHPGFPLAVYKLPADIQSIYGAVLGLESLGATYAVAASYGVVMEDGRASAGEVARVYVTASAVGWIGIYAVSPACDVGEYCWESNTCSPSCVLDSSVHTCADYMCVNGPRCEASPCSTNSTAPTANTYKWRPLLAFYVDTVDTPFTYLVDRDAPAVYEGEQLAFGCLDPADCSPGGAVVKSRVEQTPEKHNRGIFDGSLSYVASVVSNSTIKQLVAVVVRQHPHINANFTVSCTSASSIPTADVGPTFTAESEAYALMGAFNLTFSLSATLGEWTNTSEVICQQEILTPTLLPELWVALWEPRVLPITFTQGAPMFSSLILGPNTTYVYTENATAYVWEVTLYYQDTGDFELIGNASNLLGWVNYTSLVHVIPPVKQEWTANASCPCFAISLGFNVTIDLPALPYPPWTANITISYDFGTLQPATFLDFATVDGLGAAQALTWDFHLVSLEPGNHTLTFFMENEVSNATFTTWVLLEEGLANISATMGWDFDGTILPGLGDAGNSFLSNETIVFTPSSLSGSAYKWRLTLLPSGEIAYETTLGNETLQHMYTEDGEYQVMVSGYNPVQGWIHSDPFNITILTEIQGFELTDDGNVLEPNVTKIVTASFLVLPPLSCLMVDLGDNSSQVTFGYESMCKARYPDAIYKTVYSNPLDIEHVYNDEGIYKVRGIAWDPRVTLTMELQVVIADVPCMMPVVSVVEKVQFPQSAPDVWRSMGFQRSTVATINCTRTVPVIRWWTVTMVDKWTGDPLKDVLVENVISSWNYSQINIPALFLQIGVYKLTYYLTLECSKIFPLTRSDFTHVEIIASPLQAVIMQGSVSAISRGTLQSALLDPGSLSVDPDAPKDKNFNITWWCRQVSPIEEIHQLAGNGFPVEYNEQEVPPAWDVYGMEGGGCFAKGPGTLLLGNSINLKMATFSQPETIYEVMVRVAKDTRVAHAAVAIEVMTYPPPTVSIRCKDPTACVPYQDGVLINPSNRLALVGECLDMCQENMTYSWQVFDDLGKPVKEVDTLCGPTADCGAVFITAKTVKDLAIGARFFAINPSIGRFRLKLTMGTPAKIFGYSQALIILNQAPLGGVCTISGSYGKALVDNFPTSCNNWKDAENAGISSYVFYTYQDKPTGQVKNTIAAAALSSINIIFPVGYFEVRCEIWDTFNAFTDVHIGFVNVTMPTEEEVLLYNMSEKMDYLSAVGDQTTLGMVIVASSSIRENADWLSLDESAMGNLTEDEQLSRLRDITGMNKNSLDLALESMSFATLSQINVGAGIMESSVSGILTSDLAAYTVDLETRESALNLLDKMTNTLDDVTVASPYELQPFLTASMNTMSALMTGLNKIIENPEKVCPTDQDAAGDWDYNVDLGDDLLMDVPLDRDAQLKQNVYDTTRLKAKQQVDKMMGLVDKISEKVNEKCVVGETVKAKSESGASIVVSKLTEEVLWRGMLVDPGDEFNASVKFPELFCPSRYNTPNTRCKEEFSMTVVVWPCITHVFPASKELLTNRTKVISIDIAVRSEKIDVKNETNPIILEIPRDPQTLPNPLHVNTKDVINAHLPIVYHSFNITRESSAFTIDVFPVDSLPSQMVLMIGYERMPTPSNYSSIHLIRDFPEGENNSYTFFVNTKDNKNRVGRFFLGMALLKTGVSISSLSSERPLTKEDLVEDFDTSYRLRVYTSGCYFFDEVLEEWSGTGLNVVSATPRITTCETRHLTPFGSGYFPAPNTVDFDFIFANVGFNDNLTLYMVLIITFVCYVIMMIWARFMDKKDIEHRGVLPLEDNQPQDKYLYEITITTGPDKEAGTNSNIQFMVSGEYAETDVRILPESDGKRFHRYSVDAFVMSTPGPLGHISYLRVWHDNSGNPPFDCWQLQSVVIRDLQTRKKFVFQVNNWLALDRGKMTVDLLLSPSESEEGKSFTEDFYVKGHRNANEGHIWMSIFLRPTGSRFSRKERVTVCAFFLYVSMLLNAVWYKSQVESPRSGLFNFGPITISMEQTVTGIFTAIAVFPVVMLFIFIFKRARPYKLKKCRALEAFAKSRKQAGLPVTHDDGPVSTYDSDSVDSKNPSKDPSPVKCLPWWTRLVAWILLLGLIGVSVFFVWSYGVMWGETKTVKWCSSFITSFFISLLMSQWIKVLIMTTIGAACCKKMDNVTEDIDCDEELPALKIDEAWKKPKPLDSTMSRKVHRVGGVDPKETDVAALASRLTKEREMGFVIRDIGAYCLFLLLLYVLVSGRTDENAFLLQDHMRNVFIKEGNMDFDFSTKVVTGDHFWFWMRNVMLKELRAQRWYNDEPPYGLRGFLGDRNNRIMGYAILRQVRSDSTRCKVVKPMDTLVKSCSGSRGILDEEYRDYCAHWKVNATFSGACQYPEFHYQTAGELQTYPMVGYLGTYGGGGYVVRLKGAQSDITDRLLVLQKLNWIDRCTRAVMLEFSTFNANINLFATASVIAEFNEGGGIVPKWRFEPIRLLPKSGATGYIVTLSEIIFVVCTVIFTLKELWKIKKQKCSYFASYWNIAEICILITSYATVGVYVYRYLLTQEALEIFEQTYGNGYIRLDSAALMDQFYLYLVAIICFFSTLKLIKLLQFNKRMDVLALTIRLCWDELSIFFVAFGIIFFAFSCLFYFMFLMQLEEFARFIAAIETCFKMMLGKFNFEAMNIANPMSPILFFVFSVVNSMILINIMLTIILKAFNDVKVDLANRENKYDVIDFVWSSVRRTLRVEERPPHHVTPDVEEKAAKMKSQPTYGDSHELPDKVSQLMKYIGDTYFDGRLDLNDSMAMKQMMGGRMRTAKRSNSKRNVLSSD, via the exons ATGGACGGCATCCCGGTGCGGGTCCTGGAGCCGCCCAACGCCACGCTGGTCTGCCCCCCCGTGGTCGCGGTGGGGCTGGAGGAGGACTGCGAGTTCGTCACCTCGTCCATCGGCCAGAACTTCACGCTGACCACCGAGTTCACGCACCCGGGCTTCCCGCTCGCTGTCTATAAGCTGCCCG CTGATATCCAATCGATCTACGGCGCGGTGCTGGGCCTGGAGTCCCTCGGAGCCACGTACGCAGTCGCTGCTTCCTACGGGGTTGTGATGGAGGACGGACGAGCCAGTGCAGGCGAGGTGGCGAGAGTGTACGTCACGGCGTCGGCAGTCGGCTGGATCGGGATCTAC GCTGTATCTCCCGCGTGCGACGTCGGCGAGTACTGCTGGGAGAGCAACACCTGCAGCCCCTCCTGCGTCCTGGATTCCTCTGTTCACACCTGCGCGGACTACATGTGTGTCAACGGGCCGCGGTGTGAAGCGTCTCCGTGCAGCACCAATT CCACAGCTCCTACAGCCAACACCTACAAGTGGAGGCCGTTACTCGCTTTCTACGTGGACACCGTGGACACGCCCTTCACCTACCTCGTGGACAGAGACGCCCCCGCGGTCTACGAGGGCGAGCAGCTGGCCTTCGGTTGTCTGGACCCGGCGGACTGCTCGCCAGGGGGAGCTGTG GTGAAGAGTCGCGTGGAACAAACGCCGGAGAAACACAACCGTGGAATCTTTGATGGGTCACTGTCATACGTCGCTTCTGTAGTTTCGAATTCTACCATCAA GCAGCTGGTCGCGGTGGTGGTCCGCCAACATCCCCACATCAACGCCAACTTCACCGTCAGCTGCACGAGCGCTTCGAGCATCCCTACAGCTGACGTTGGCCCCACGTTCACGGCTGAGAGCGAGGCCTACGCGCTCATGGGGGCCTTCAACCTCACGTTCTCG TTATCAGCCACCCTCGGGGAGTGGACCAACACCTCCGAAGTCATCTGTCAGCAGGAGATCCTCACGCCCACGCTCCTGCCAGAGTTGTGGGTGGCCCTGTGGGAACCCAGGGTCCTGCCCATCACTTTCACGCAG GGCGCTCCGATGTTCTCCAGCCTGATCCTTGGGCCGAACACTACCTATGTTTACACGGAGA ACGCGACAGCCTACGTGTGGGAAGTCACTCTCTACTACCAAGACACAGGCGACTTCGAGCTCATCGGCAACGCCTCGAATCTCCTGGGCTGG GTCAACTACACGTCACTCGTCCACGTGATCCCCCCCGTGAAGCAAGAGTGGACAGCCAATGCCTCCTGTCCTTGCTTTGCCATAAGTCTCGGTTTTAATGTGACCATCGACCTGCCTGCCCTGCCCTACCCGCCCTGGACGGCCAACATCACCATTTCGTATGACTTTGGGACTCTTCAGC ccgCAACGTTCCTGGACTTCGCCACCGTGGACGGACTGGGGGCGGCTCAGGCTCTCACCTGGGACTTCCACCTGGTGTCCCTCGAGCCTGGCAACCACACGCTGACTTTCTTCATGGAGAACGAGGTGTCCAATGCCACCTTCACGACATGG GTGCTTCTGGAGGAGGGCCTGGCGAACATCTCGGCTACGATGGGATGGGACTTCGATGGCACGATCCTCCCGGGCCTCGGAGACGCTGGGAACTCCTTCTTGTCCAACGAGACGATCGTCTTTACCCCTTCCTCGCTCTCAG GTTCTGCATACAAATGGCGCTTGACGTTGCTGCCCTCGGGAGAGATCGCCTACGAGACCACCCTCGGGAATGAGACGCTGCAGCACATGTACACGgag GACGGCGAGTACCAGGTGATGGTGTCAGGCTACAACCCGGTGCAGGGATGGATCCACTCCGACCCCTtcaacatcaccatcctcacgGAGATTCAAGGCTTCGAACTCACGGATGACGGGAATGTGCTCGAACCA AACGTGACCAAGATCGTAACAGCTTCGTTCCTGGTACTGCCTCCGCTGTCCTGCCTGATGGTGGACCTGGGCGACAACAGCTCGCAAGTCACCTTCGGATACGAGTCGATGTGCAAGGCAAGATACCCGGACGCCATTTACAAGACAGTATACAGCAATCCTCTCGATATTGAACACGTCTACAA CGACGAAGGCATCTACAAGGTGCGTGGCATCGCCTGGGACCCCCGCGTCACCCTCACCATGGAGCTGCAGGTGGTGATCGCCGACGTCCCCTGCATGATGCCCGTAGTCTCCGTCGTCGAGAAGGTGCAGTTCCCGCAGTCGGCGCCGGACGTCTGGCGCTCCATGGGCTTCCAGCGCTCCACCGTCGCCACGATCAACTGCACGAGGACGGTGCCTGTCAT TCGGTGGTGGACGGTGACGATGGTGGACAAGTGGACAGGCGATCCACTCAAGGACGTCCTGGTGGAGAACGTAATCTCGTCATGGAACTACTCTCAGATCAACATCCCGGCCCTCTTCCTGCAGATCGGCGTCTACAAATTGACGTACTACCTCACCCTCGAGTGCTCCAAGATCTTCCCTCTCACCAGGAGCGACTTCACACACGTCGAGATCATCGCT TCCCCGCTACAAGCAGTTATCATGCAAGGGTCAGTTAGCGCCATTAGCCGAGGGACACTTCAATCCGCGTTGCTTGACCCTGGATCGCTGTCCGTTGACCCCGACGCGCCCAAGGATAAG AACTTCAACATAACGTGGTGGTGTCGCCAAGTTAGCCCGATCGAAGAGATTCACCAACTGGCTGGAAACGGCTTCCCAGTGGAATACAATGAACAAGAGGTGCCTCCGGCCTGGGATGTGTATGGCATGGAGGGCGGAGGGTGCTTCGCCAAGgggccag GAACGTTGCTACTTGGAAACAGCATCAACCTGAAGATGGCAACGTTTTCTCAGCCGGAAACGATCTACGAAGTGATGGTCAGGGTTGCCAAGGACACGAGGGTTGCCCACGCTGCGGTCGCGATCGAGGTCATGACCTATCCTCCGCCCACGGTTTCCAtcag gtgcAAGGACCCCACTGCCTGCGTGCCCTACCAAGATGGCGTCCTCATCAACCCGTCGAACCGGCTGGCACTAGTAGGAGAGTGCCTGGACATGTGCCAAGAAAACATGACATACAGCTGGCAGGTTTTCGACGA CTTGGGCAAGCCTGTCAAGGAGGTGGACACGCTATGCGGACCAACCGCAGATTGCGGTGCTG tGTTCATAACGGCCAAGACAGTGAAGGACTTGGCCATCGGGGCGAGGTTTTTCGCCATCAACCCAAGCATCGGGAGATTCCGACTGAAGCTGACTATGGGGACGCCAGCCAAGATCTTCGG GTATTCCCAGGCCTTGATCATCCTAAACCAGGCGCCGCTGGGAGGCGTGTGCACGATCTCGGGAAGTTACGGCAAGGCGCTGGTGGACAATTTCCCGACCTCCTGCAACAACTGGAAAGACGCTGAAAACGCCGGAATCTCCAGCTATGTCTTTTACACGTATCAGGACAAACCGACGGGTCAGGTGAAGAAcaccatcgccgccgccgccctgagCAGCATCAACATCATTTTCCCCGTGGGCTACTTCGAGGTCAGGTGCGAGATCTGGGACACGTTCAACGCCTTCACGGACGTCCACATCGGGTTCGTGAATGTGACCATGCCGACTGAGGAGGAGGTGCTTTTGTACAACATGTCCGAGAAGATGGATTATTTGTCAGCGGTGGGAGACCAGACGACCCTCGGGATGGTCATCGTGGCCTCCAGTTCGATTCGCGAGAACGCCGACTGGCTCTCCCTCGACGAATCGGCCATGGGGAATCTGACGGAAGATGAGCAGTTATCAAGACTCCGCGACATCACGGGCATGAACAAGAATTCGCTCGATCTTGCGCTCGAGTCGATGAGCTTTGCCACACTGTCTCAGATCAACGTGGGCGCTGGCATCATGGAGTCGTCCGTCAGTGGCATCCTTACGTCGGACCTTGCAGCCTACACCGTCGACTTAGAGACGAGGGAGTCGGCGCTCAACCTCTTGGATAAAATGACAAACACACTGGACGATGTGACCGTCGCCTCTCCGTACGAACTCCAACCTTTCTTGACAGCTTCCATGAACACAATGAGCGCCCTCATGACGGGTTTGAATAAGATCATCGAAAATCCCGAGAAGGTTTGCCCGACAGATCAAGACGCGGCCGGCGACTGGGACTACAACGTAGACCTCGGCGATGACTTATTGATGGATGTCCCCCTTGACCGCGACGCGCAACTGAAGCAGAATGTCTACGACACCACGAGGTTGAAGGCCAAGcagcaggttgacaagatgatggGCCTGGTTGACAAAATTAGCGAAAAGGTCAATGAAAAGTGCGTTGTGGGCGAGACAGTGAAGGCCAAATCAGAAAGCGGAGCGTCCATTGTTGTTTCCAAGCTGACTGAAGAAGTGTTATGGAGGGGCATGCTCGTTGACCCTGGGGATGAATTTAATGCATCTGTCAAATTTCCAGAACTATTTTGCCCTTCCCGATACAACACACCAAACACAAGGTGCAAAGAGGAGTTCTCCATGACAGTTGTAGTGTGGCCATGCATTACGCATGTGTTCCCCGCGTCCAAAGAGCTGCTCACCAATCGGACTAAAGTCATTAGCATTGATATTGCAGTCAGAAGTGAAAAAATCGATGTTAAGAATGAGACGAATCCGATCATCCTCGAAATTCCTCGCGATCCTCAGACTCTCCCAAATCCATTGCACGTGAACACCAAGGACGTGATCAATGCCCATTTGCCAATAGTGTACCATTCTTTCAACATCACGAGGGAATCTTCAGCTTTTACCATTGACGTGTTTCCAGTGGACAGCCTTCCTTCGCAGATGGTGCTTATGATTGGCTATGAAAGGATGCCTACTCCTTCGAATTACAGTAGCATTCACTTGATTAGAGATTTCCCCGAAGGCGAGAATAATTCCTATACCTTCTTCGTCAACACCAAAGATAATAAGAACAGGGTCGGGAGATTCTTCTTGGGCATGGCACTCCTGAAAACCGGAGTCTCCATCAGCAGTCTCTCCAGCGAAAGGCCTCTGACGAAAGAGGATTTAGTAGAAGATTTCGACACGTCTTACAGACTTCGTGTATATACATCAGGCTGTTATTTCTTCGATGAAGTACTGGAGGAGTGGTCTGGCACCGGCCTGAACGTAGTGAGTGCCACTCCCAGAATCACCACTTGCGAGACGAGGCACTTGACACCCTTTGGATCAGGATACTTTCCCGCCCCGAACACTGTGGACTTCGATTTCATATTTGCCAATGTTGGATTTAATGATAACCTGACGCTGTACATGGTTCTGATTATAACATTCGTGTGTtatgtgattatgatgatctggGCTCGGTTCATGGATAAGAAAGACATAGAACATCGTGGTGTGTTACCCCTCGAAGATAACCAACCTCAGGACAAGTACCTGTATGAGATCACGATCACCACCGGGCCGGACAAAGAAGCCGGAACGAATTCCAACATCCAGTTCATGGTCTCGGGAGAATATGCCGAGACGGACGTGAGAATCCTGCCGGAGTCAGATGGAAAGCGTTTCCATCGGTACAGTGTGGATGCCTTCGTCATGAGCACTCCGGGACCTTTGGGACATATCAGTTATCTCCGCGTTTGGCATGACAACAGTGGCAACCCGCCATTTGATTGCTGGCAGCTGCAGTCGGTCGTCATTCGGGACCTGCAGACAAGAAAAAAGTTCGTCTTCCAAGTGAATAACTGGCTGGCACTAGACAGAGGCAAAATGACTGTGGACTTGCTGCTCTCGCCCTCGGAGTCTGAGGAAGGCAAGTCCTTCACCGAGGATTTCTATGTGAAGGGACACAGGAATGCAAATGAAGGCCACATTTGGATGTCTATATTTCTGCGCCCAACTGGCTCAAGGTTCagcaggaaagagagggtgacCGTGTGTGCTTTCTTCCTTTATGTCTCAATGCTACTTAATGCTGTGTGGTACAAATCCCAAGTAGAGAGTCCTCGCAGCGGTCTCTTCAACTTTGGTCCTATAACAATCTCCATGGAGCAGACGGTGACAGGCATCTTCACGGCCATCGCTGTATTCCCTGTTGTCATGctgttcatcttcatcttcaaaaGGGCGAGGCCGTACAAGCTCAAAAAATGCCGAGCTCTTGAGGCCTTTGCCAAGAGCCGAAAGCAAGCCGGTCTGCCCGTCACCCACGACGACGGCCCTGTCAGCACCTACGACTCAGACTCGGTCGACTCCAAGAACCCGAGCAAGGACCCAAGCCCCGTCAAGTGCCTGCCTTGGTGGACGCGCCTCGTGGCCTGGATCCTGCTCCTGGGCCTCATCGGCGTCTCAGTGTTCTTCGTGTGGTCCTACGGCGTCATGTGGGGCGAAACCAAGACGGTGAAGTGGTGctcctccttcatcacctccttcttcatttccctcctgaTGTCGCAGTGGATCAAGGTCCTCATCATGACCACCATCGGCGCCGCCTGCTGCAAGAAGATGGACAACGTCACGGAAGACATCGACTGCGACGAGGAACTTCCGGCTCTGAAGATCGACGAGGCCTGGAAGAAGCCGAAGCCGCTCGACAGCACCATGTCGCGCAAG GTGCACCGAGTAGGAGGCGTGGACCCGAAGGAAACCGACGTGGCTGCGCTCGCGTCGCGCctgacgaaggagagggagatgggcttCGTGATCAGAGACATCGGCGCTTACTGCTTGTTCCTTCTGCTGCTCTACGTGCTGGTGTCGGGTCGGACGGACGAAAACGCCTTCCTCCTGCAGGACCACATGAGAAATGTGTTTATTAAAGAAGGGAATATGGATTTCGATTTCAGTACGAAG GTCGTCACAGGAGACCACTTTTGGTTCTGGATGCGGAACGTGATGCTGAAGGAACTTCGGGCCCAGAGGTGGTACAACGACGAGCCGCCCTATGGGTTGCGAGGCTTTTTAGGTGACAGGAACAACAGGATAATGGGCTATGCTATCCTGCGTCAAGTGCGGTCCGACTCAACCAGGTGCAAAGTCGTGAAACCCATGGACACGCTAGTCAAGTCCTGTTCGGGCTCTCGCGGGATCCTCGACGAAGAGTATAGGGACTACTGCGCACACTGGAAGGTTAATGCCACATTTAGCGGCGCTTGCCAGTATCCTGAATTCCATTACCAGACAGCGGGAGAGCTGCAAACTTACCCTATGGTGGGGTATCTGGGCACCTACGGTGGTGGCGGCTACGTTGTTAGGCTAAAGGGAGCACAAAGTGACATCACCGACAGGCTACTCGTGCTACAAAAGCTCAACTGGATTGACAGGTGCACTCGTGCAGTTATGTTGGAGTTTTCGACTTTCAATGCGAACATCAACCTCTTCGCAACGGCCAGTGTAATCGCCGAGTTCAACGAGGGAGGAGGCATCGTCCCAAAGTGGCGATTCGAACCTATAAGGCTCCTCCCCAAAAGCGGAGCCACAGGGTACATCGTTACCCTCTCTGAGATTATCTTCGTCGTGTGTACCGTCATCTTCACCTTGAAAGAACTATGGAAAATCAAGAAGCAAAAGTGCTCCTATTTTGCATCATACTGGAACATCGCCGAGATCTGCATTCTGATAACTTCCTACGCTACTGTCGGGGTTTATGTCTACAGGTATCTCCTTACACAAGAAGCCCTAGAAATCTTTGAACAAACGTATGGCAATGGTTACATCAGGCTCGACTCCGCTGCTCTCATGGATCAGTTCTATCTGTACCTGGTTGCCATCATCTGCTTCTTCTCGACCCTAAAGCTCATCAAGCTCTTGCAATTCAACAAGAGGATGGACGTCTTGGCTCTCACCATCAGACTCTGCTGGGATGAACTCTCCATCTTCTTCGTTGCTTTCGGGATCATTTTCTTCGCTTTCAGTTGCCTCTTCTACTTCATGTTCCTCATGCAGCTCGAGGAGTTCGCGAGATTTATCGCCGCCATCGAGACCTGCTTCAAGATGATGCTCGGCAAGTTCAATTTCGAGGCGATGAACATTGCCAATCCCATGTCTCCTATCTTGTTCTTTGTGTTCTCCGTGGTAAACAGCATGATTCTCATCAACATCATGCTTACTATCATCCTGAAGGCCTTCAACGACGTCAAGGTAGACCTCGCAAACCGCGAGAACAAATACGACGTCATTGACTTCGTGTGGTCGTCCGTGAGACGCACATTGCGAGTGGAAGAGCGACCGCCGCACCACGTCACCCCCGACGTCGAAGAAAAGGCAGCCAAAATGAAATCCCAACCAACCTACGGTGACTCTCATGAACTGCCAGATAAG GTATCTCAGCTCATGAAGTACATCGGCGACACTTACTTCGACGGCCGCCTGGACCTCAACGACTCCATGGCTATGAAGcagatgatgggagggaggatgcgCACCGCCAAACGGTCGAATTCCAAGAGGAACGTGCTGTCCAGTGACTAA